In one Sebastes umbrosus isolate fSebUmb1 chromosome 13, fSebUmb1.pri, whole genome shotgun sequence genomic region, the following are encoded:
- the ifih1 gene encoding interferon-induced helicase C domain-containing protein 1 → MDLDNDDDVNERLIEDYRPRLRYLIVVDRVLDHLPDMDTDQREQIRQKARTDGDLAATDLLISAVLKKPHADGWFRAFVDALSNSGCESAAEYMQVSPPGPELEAENDYCVRLIRLLSPSLVDMKTDDVCNHCFSKELITQDDSELIKTKTASEGNRSGARELLKCIVRGRPGWFSTFHEILRQTEHKHLYELTGGSPVKGSDDKLLSLKDEPTGSEAAADLPQYVVVSSTQEAMEEADLYEAASTDSKQLPDSSEEPSSQPEPVAAAGGPKKADIVLRDYQMDVARPALEGKNIIICLPTGSGKTRVAVYITKKHLDHRRAEERSGKVVILVNKIPLVEQHYTEEFLPFLKPTYKVERVSGDCKLKISFPEIVKKYDVIICTAQILENYLERADQGEDEGVNLSDLTLIVIDECHHTQKGGVYNHIMMRYLKQKHKNKKLEKLQKEPMPLPQILGLTASPGVGGASKMEKAEDHILRICANLDAYKLMTGELGKFKREPRKITLSVEDRKEDPFGDVIKNIMNAIQTHAELSPSYDLGSQTYEQWVVQKERTAATEGNQKVRVCTEHLRQYNEGLNLSNTIRMRDALSFLNKYHEEEIKRKTTPDVEQITDTERFLFNLFKEKREELQRLAEKPEYENDSLSKLRGKILQEFSSRDEARGIIFTKTRRSAIALSQWIQENSKFADIGVKASHVIGGGDQSVVKPMTSAEQRDVLTKFRDGEINLLIATTVAEEGLDIPACNVVIRYGLVTNEIAMVQAQGRGRAEDSSYTLVEVKDSGVAEKESVNEYLIKMMNKAIVKIRALDQAIYEKRILEFQMQAILEEKVRNTKKKQKVMQLQKGEVKFSCRGCNKPVCTGDDIQMIEDMHRVNITPEFRTLFIQTENTTLQERLLEYETNYYIVCKVCGQRWGSMMLYRGIDCPSLHVKYFVVTYDGKKISKCTQWKDLAIRFPAFDYAEYASQMAASSDEEDTE, encoded by the exons ATGGATTTAGATAATGACGATGATGTCAACGAGCGTCTCATTGAAGACTACAGGCCGAGGCTGCGATACCTCATCGTGGTGGACCGGGTCCTGGATCATTTGCCGGACATGGACACCGACCAGAGGGAGCAGATCAGACAGAAAGCGAGGACTGACGGTGACCTGGCGGCCACGGATCTCCTCATATCTGCAGTGTTAAAGAAACCCCACGCAGATGGCTGGTTCAGGGCCTTTGTCGACGCCTTGTCCAACTCAGGTTGCGAGTCTGCAGCTGAGTACATGCAAGTGAGTCCACCAGGCCCGGAGCTGGAGGCAGAGAACGACTACTGTGTCAGACTCATCCGCCTGCTGTCTCCCAGTCTGGTGGACATGAAGACTGATGATGTGTGCAACCACTGTTTCTCCAAAGAACTGATCACCCAGGATGACTCAGAGCTT attaaaacaaaaacagcaagtGAAGGAAACAGAAGTGGAGCCCGAGAACTTCTGAAATGTATCGTGAGAGGTCGACCGGGATGGTTTTCTACATTTCACGAGATCCTGCGTCAAACTGAACACAAGCACCTGTACGAGCTGACTGGAGGGTCACCTGTGAAAG GCTCTGATGACAAACTGCTCTCACTGAAAGATGAACCTACTGGAAGTGAAGCTGCAGCTGATCTCCCGCAGTATGTGGTCGTCAGCTCAACGCAGGAGGCTATGGAGGAAG CAGACCTGTACGAAGCAGCGAGCACTGATTCCAAACAACTGCCAGACAGCTCGGAGGAGCCCTCCTCACAACCAG AACCAGTAGCAGCGGCGGGAGGCCCAAAAAAAGCTGATATTGTTCTCCGCGATTATCAGATGGACGTCGCTAGACCTGCCTTggaggggaaaaacatcatcATATGCCTCCCGACAGGAAGCGGTAAAACCAGAGTCGCAGTTTATATTACCAAAAAACATCTGGACCACAGGAGGGCAGAGGAGCGTTCAGGGAAAGTGGTCATCCTGGTGAACAAG ATTCCTCTCGTCGAGCAGCATTATACCGAAGAGTTCTTGCCGTTTTTGAAGCCGACATATAAAGTGGAGAGAGTCAGTGGAGACTGCAAGCTCAAAATCTCTTTCCCAGAGATCGTGAAGAAATATGACGTCATCATTTGCACAGCCCAGATCCTGGAGAATTACTTGGAGAGGGCTGACCAAGGCGAGGACGAAGGGGTGAACTTGAGCG ATCTGACACTGATCGTGATAGATGAGTGTCACCACACCCAGAAAGGAGGCGTCTACAATCACATAATGATGCGCTACCTGAAGCAGAAGCACAAGAACAAGAAGCTGGAGAAGTTGCAGAAGGAGCCCATGCCCCTCCCTCAGATCCTGGGCCTGACTGCCTCACCGGGGGTCGGGGGAGCCTCGAAAATGGAGAAAGCCGAGGACCACATACTGCGC ATTTGTGCAAACTTGGATGCTTACAAATTGATGACAGGGGAACTTGGAAAATTCAAAAGGGAACCAAGGAAAATCACTTTAAGTGTTGAAGACAGAAAAGAG GATCCCTTTGGTGATGTAATCAAGAACATCATGAATGCCATTCAAACCCATGCCGAGCTGAGCCCCAGCTATGATCTTGGCTCTCAGACATATGAACAGTGGGTTGTTCAAAAAGAGCGAACAG CTGCAACAGAGGGAAATCAGAAAGTGCGAGTTTGTACGGAGCACCTTCGACAGTACAACGAGGGCCTGAATCTCAGCAACACCATTCGCATGCGTGATGCCCTCAGCTTCCTGAACAAATACCACGAGGAGGAGataaagagaaaaacaacaccAGACGTGGAGCAAATCACAGATACTGAGAGATTCCTCTTCAATTTGTTTAAAG AGAAAAGGGAGGAGCTGCAGAGACTCGCAGAGAAGCCCGAGTATGAAAATGACAGCCTGTCGAAACTACGAGGTAAAATTCTGCAAGAGTTCAGCAGCAGGGATGAGGCCAGAGGGATCATTTTCACCAAAACACGTCGCAGTGCTATCGCTCTAAGTCAGTGGATTCAGGAAAACTCCAAGTTTGCTGACATTGGAGTGAAAGCCTCACATGTGATCGGAGGGGGAGACCAGAGTGTTGTTAAACCGATGACCTCT GCAGAGCAAAGGGACGTGTTGACCAAATTCCGAGATGGTGAAATCAACTTGCTGATTGCGACCACAGTGGCAGAGGAGGGATTGGACATACCAGCGTGCAATGTTGTTATCAGATACGGCCTCGTGACCAATGAGATTGCCATGGTGCAG GCTCAAGGCAGAGGAAGAGCTGAGGACAGCAGTTACACTCTGGTAGAGGTGAAGGACTCTGGGGTGGCCGAGAAGGAGAGTGTCAATGAGTACCtcattaaaatgatgaacaaAGCCATTGTCAAAATCAGAGCTTTGGATCAAGCGATCTATGAAAAACGG ATCTTAGAGTTTCAGATGCAGGCTATACTGGAGGAGAAGGTGAGAAACacaaagaagaagcagaaagtCATGCAGCTTCAGAAGGGTGAAGTGAAGTTCAGCTGCCGAGGCTGCAACAAGCCCGTCTGCACCGGCGATGACATCCAGATGATCGAAGACATGCACAGAGTCAATATAACACCAGAGTTCAG aacACTTTTCATTCAGACAGAAAATACAACTCTTCAAGAGCGACTTCTAGAATATGAGACCAATTACTACATAGTATGCAAAGTCTGCGGGCAG AGATGGGGTTCCATGATGCTCTACCGAGGGATCGATTGCCCCAGCCTCCATGTGAAATACTTTGTGGTGACGTACGACGGAAAGAAGATCAGCAAATGCACCCAGTGGAAGGATCTCGCCATCAGGTTTCCCGCCTTTGACTACGCTGAATATGCAAGCCAGATGGCAGCGAGCTCAGATGAGGAAGACACTGAATGA
- the LOC119499987 gene encoding dipeptidyl peptidase 4 yields MGCNKVMWGVIGAVVVITLITVTAVYYSKTDGPKRPFTLDDYFNDTIRWRSYDLYWISDKEYLHKTRDGNIFLYNAETNAESLYLSNSTFAQVDATDYFLSGDYKYIALESNYTQKWRHSFTASYSIYDRESSTFITPVNLPTVVQYFFFAPKGNKYAYVSDFNVFFKSNVTAEAVQVTYNGKKNEILNGIPDWVYEEEVFASSGALWWSTTGKYLAHAEFNDTSVHKVEYTWYGNEQYPETVAVPYPKAGSALTKVKLFVVDTTNPSLRTQLVAAPASVASGDHMLCSVTWVTDERVAVQWVTRKQNYVVVQIYDFDGSSWQEKQKFEQTSKTGWVGHYVPLPLFFADDKLSFYKVMSDTQGYKHIHYVKEGKATPITSGKWEVIYISKLTKDAIYFVSNQYQGIAVKRNVYKVVIGSSPSAPQCLTCDLHEDRCQVTSAYFSTEASYYRMDCYGPGLPLYTLRDNRGSGAELSVLEENKVLKDILTEFQMPTMQHGTLKVAGYDLWYQMMLPPNFKKSKKYPLLIKVYGGPCSQEVNYNFKLNWGTYLSSSKGIIVASFDGRGSGYQGDEIMHAIYKRLGTFEVEDQITAVRKFIDMGFIDKDRIAIWGWSYGGYVTSMALGAGTGLFKCGIAVAPVAKWEYYDAVYTERYMGTPADNSDAYENSTVTARAKNFKTVDYLLVHGTADDNVHFQQSAQISKALVNAQVDFEAMWYTDRNHALRGSAFHHTYTLMSHFLQKCLVYPK; encoded by the exons ATG GGCTGCAACAAGGTGATGTGGGGGGTGATCGGGGCGGTTGTCGTCATCACGTTAATAACAGTCACAGCAGTTTATTACAGCA AGACTGATGGTCCCAAGAGGCCATTCACCCTCGATGACTACTTCAACGACACCATTAGGTGGAGATCCTACGATTTGTATTGGATATCAG ACAAGGAGTATCTGCATAAAACAAGAGATGGGAATATCTTCCTCTACAATGCTGAAACAAATGCGGAGTCACTATATTTGAGCAATTCAACCTTT GCTCAAGTGGATGCCACAGATTACTTTTTGTCTGGTGATTATAAATACATCGCTTTGGAAAGCaattacacacag AAATGGAGACATTCATTCACAGCCTCTTACTCCATCTATGACAGGGAGAGTTC GACATTTATTACGCCTGTGAATCTTCCCACCGTTGTGCAGTACTTTTTTTTCGCCCCAAAAGGAAACAAATAT gcTTACGTCTCAGACTTCAACGTTTTCTTCAAATCCAACGTCACTGCTGAAGCTGTACAGGTGACCTACAACGGGAAGAAGAATGAGATCCTTAATGGTATCCCTGACTGGGTATATGAGG AGGAGGTGTTTGCATCGAGCGGGGCACTATGGTGGTCAACAACTGGAAAATATTTGGCTCATGCAGAGTTTAATGATACGAGCGTTCACAAAGTGGAGTATACGTGGTATGGAAATGAGCAGTATCCTGAGACAGTGGCTGTTCCGTACCCAAAG GCTGGATCTGCGCTTACCAAGGTGAAACTGTTTGTGGTCGACACCACAAATCCATCCCTCCGCACACAGTTGGTGGCTGCTCCTGCTTCCGTTGCTTCTGG CGATCACATGTTGTGCTCAGTGACCTGGGTCACAGACGAACGCGTCGCTGTGCAGTGGGTAACGAGGAAACAGAATTACGTGGTTGTACAGATCTATGACTTTGATGGAAGCAGCTGGCAAGAAAAACAG AAATTTGAGCAAACGAGCAAAACGGGATGGGTCGGCCAC TACGTGCCCTTACCTCTTTTCTTTGCTGACGATAAACTCAGTTTCTATAAAGTGATGAGTGACACTCAGGGCTACAAACATATTCATTATGTGAAAGAA GGCAAAGCAACACCTATTACCTCTGGGAAGTGGGAAGTCATCTACATCTCCAAATTAACAAAAGATGCCAT ATATTTTGTGAGTAATCAATACCAAGGGATAGCTGTGAAGAGAAATGTTTACAA GGTTGTGATCGGAAGCAGCCCTTCTGCTCCTCAGTGTCTCACATGCGACCTGCATGAAGACAGGTGTCAGGTCACCTCTGCTTACTTCAGCACTGAAGCCTCTTACTACCGAATGGACTGCTACG gACCTGGGTTGCCCCTCTACACACTCAGGGACAACAGGGGCTCAGGTGCAG AGCTCTCCGTTCTTGAAGAGAACAAGGTACTGAAAGATATTCTGACAGAATTCCAAATGCCAACGATGCAGCATGGCACACTGAAGGTTGCAGGATATG ATCTTTGGTATCAAATGATGTTACCACCAAATTTCAAGAAATCTAAAAAATATCCTCTTCTTATTAAAGT GTATGGTGGCCCCTGCAGTCAGGAGGTGAACTACAACTTCAAGCTGAACTGGGGCACGTACCTCTCCAGCTCAAAGGGGATCATCGTCGCCAGCTTTGACGGAAGGGGAAGCGGTTACCAAGGGGATGAAATAATGCACGCAATCTACAAGCGCCTTGGCACGTTCGAAGTGGAGGATCAGATAACAGCTGTGAG GAAATTCATCGACATGGGTTTTATCGACAAAGACAGAATAGCAATATGGGGCTGG TCATACGGTGGCTACGTCACCTCAATGGCCTTGGGTGCTGGAACTGGACTCTTCAAGTGTGGAATAGCAGTTGCCCCAGTGGCCAAGTGGGAATATTATG ATGCAGTGTACACTGAACGCTACATGGGCACCCCCGCGGACAATTCAGACGCTTACGAA AATTCCACAGTGACGGCCAGAGCAAAGAACTTCAAAACAGTAGACTATCTATTGGTCCACGGCACAGCAGATG ACAATGTCCATTTCCAGCAGTCAGCACAGATCTCCAAAGCTCTGGTGAACGCGCAAGTGGACTTTGAGGCGATG TGGTACACTGACAGGAACCACGCTCTGAGAGGATCAGCCTTCCATCATACATACACACTCATGAGCCACTTCCTGCAGAAATGCCTCGTTTACCCAAAATAG
- the gcgb gene encoding glucagon b: MKSAHSLAGVLLLIMIQSSWQMPDQDTDRNPMLLAPNSMLAEPIELPNMKRHSEGTFSNDYSKYLETRRAQDFVQWLKNSKRNGSLFRRHADGTYTSDVSSYLQDQAAKEFVYWLKTGRGRRE; this comes from the exons ATGAAGAGCGCTCACTCTTTGGCTGGAGTCCTGCTCCTCATCATGATCCAAAGCAGCTGGCAGATGCCTGACCAGGACACAGACCGAAACCCCAT GCTATTGGCTCCAAACTCCATGTTGGCCGAACCCATCGAGCTCCCAAACATGAAGAGACATTCGGAGGGGACGTTTTCCAACGACTACAGTAAATATCTGGAGACGAGAAGAGCACAAGACTTTGTCCAGTGGCTAAAGAACTCAAAAAGGAACGG GAGCCTATTTAGACGCCATGCAGACGGCACCTACACCAGCGACGTGAGCTCCTACCTGCAGGACCAGGCAGCCAAGGAGTTTGTGTACTGGCTGAAGACCGGCCGAGGCAGAAGAGAGTAA